One Nostoc sp. UHCC 0302 DNA window includes the following coding sequences:
- a CDS encoding tetratricopeptide repeat protein has protein sequence MLDETIELYEKELTLLEDISDAVEAQILRVLIARDQVHLELTKATPISAEKLLKIIELDTRLKEQATRINQLVQLAQWRTCLNVSTEHWWWFIESPKHQLDALDWLWNGLTVISLTASVSLVIDISTRFLSGGPGLVGSFAVITQSLLTLLTAGSVLTEAGRKGVEEVISKFGVKTYLWQETKFGLSALLLLGLIGFKAALPGISNYLNQEGWKNYITSQWDNAISDYERAISLDPDNAEAHRNLGLIYENLQDLEKAQTEYRLAIQGNLSVAYNSLARLYLLKKKPTEAVSLLQQSRNNLPKEDKLVNYNWYKNFAWSRFQQERYDDATVYLEQAIAIQETLPSNYDKDGAANCLLAQIFEKNNTQKKRNTQWLEKANTQWNVCSRIGNNRLPEVDEWKAKADQILKLRGK, from the coding sequence TAGATGAGACTATTGAACTTTATGAAAAGGAACTGACTTTACTTGAGGATATTTCTGATGCAGTAGAAGCACAGATTTTAAGGGTTCTGATTGCTCGCGATCAAGTTCATCTGGAATTAACTAAGGCAACTCCGATATCAGCGGAAAAGCTGCTGAAAATTATTGAGCTTGATACTCGCTTAAAAGAACAAGCTACTCGGATTAATCAATTAGTGCAGCTAGCCCAATGGCGCACTTGTCTGAATGTGTCAACAGAACACTGGTGGTGGTTTATAGAATCTCCGAAGCATCAGTTAGACGCTTTAGACTGGCTTTGGAATGGACTGACAGTTATTTCGCTGACTGCTTCTGTAAGTTTAGTAATAGATATATCCACTCGTTTTCTGAGTGGTGGGCCGGGTTTAGTTGGTTCGTTTGCTGTAATTACTCAAAGCTTACTAACACTGCTAACTGCTGGGAGTGTACTAACCGAAGCAGGACGTAAAGGAGTTGAGGAAGTTATTTCAAAGTTCGGGGTCAAAACCTATCTCTGGCAAGAAACTAAATTTGGTTTATCAGCATTACTTTTACTCGGTTTAATTGGGTTTAAAGCTGCACTTCCCGGAATTTCTAACTATCTCAATCAAGAGGGTTGGAAAAACTATATAACTTCCCAATGGGATAATGCGATTTCTGATTACGAACGAGCAATTAGTCTCGACCCAGATAATGCAGAAGCTCACCGTAATTTAGGACTTATTTATGAAAATTTACAAGATTTAGAAAAAGCGCAAACTGAGTACAGGTTAGCAATACAAGGAAATTTAAGTGTTGCATATAATAGTCTAGCTCGGTTGTATTTGCTAAAGAAAAAACCAACCGAAGCTGTATCTTTGCTACAGCAATCTCGGAATAATTTACCAAAAGAAGATAAGTTAGTTAACTACAACTGGTACAAAAATTTTGCTTGGTCAAGATTTCAGCAAGAACGCTACGACGATGCTACGGTTTACCTTGAACAAGCTATCGCCATTCAGGAAACACTTCCTAGCAATTATGACAAGGATGGTGCAGCTAATTGTTTACTTGCCCAAATTTTTGAGAAAAATAATACTCAGAAAAAGAGAAACACCCAGTGGCTGGAAAAAGCAAACACACAATGGAATGTATGTTCACGAATTGGCAATAATCGTTTACCTGAAGTAGATGAGTGGAAAGCAAAAGCAGATCAAATTTTAAAATTAAGAGGCAAATAA
- a CDS encoding tetratricopeptide repeat protein: protein MAQDKVKITAVSGNVEIKLNGQNNWNRVLRPRTLNLGDVLRRQQGSTITIDCGNQTSGFLPANGQQKGLDDICPGLRPPMNLDISAIPDIISPRSSRILTNQPLLRWYAPTNANSFKVSIIGEELNWTTEVSREQVCQGDIAELVYPGKPPLQPGVSYKLIIETDIGKSSEEISVPELGFKLIDQQTAIKVQKNIQEIEQQNLPARDKALKLADIYSENLLFPEAIATLTALVPKEKNPTVLRQLGDLYRWIELPLKAQKQYQEAVTTAEAVQNQSELAAAQEGLGKVSLTLHKKEEAQRWLEAAKATYAELGNTDRVSYLKQRLNEVAE from the coding sequence ATGGCACAAGATAAAGTCAAAATTACTGCTGTGAGTGGCAATGTAGAAATAAAACTAAACGGTCAGAATAATTGGAACAGAGTGTTACGACCTAGAACGCTCAATCTGGGTGATGTTCTTAGAAGACAGCAAGGTTCTACTATCACAATTGACTGTGGCAATCAGACATCTGGGTTTTTACCTGCTAATGGACAACAAAAGGGTTTAGATGATATATGTCCGGGACTACGACCTCCAATGAATCTTGACATTAGTGCCATCCCTGACATTATCAGCCCGCGTAGTAGTAGGATTCTTACTAATCAGCCGCTACTACGTTGGTACGCACCCACCAATGCTAATAGTTTCAAAGTCTCAATCATAGGTGAAGAATTAAATTGGACAACAGAAGTTAGCCGAGAACAAGTTTGTCAAGGTGATATCGCTGAACTTGTTTATCCAGGTAAACCGCCATTGCAACCTGGTGTTAGCTACAAGTTGATAATTGAGACTGATATTGGCAAGTCATCTGAAGAGATTAGTGTACCGGAACTAGGATTTAAGCTGATTGATCAACAGACAGCTATAAAAGTGCAAAAAAATATCCAGGAGATTGAGCAACAAAACTTACCTGCTAGAGACAAGGCTTTAAAACTAGCTGATATATATAGTGAAAATCTTTTATTTCCAGAAGCGATCGCTACTCTAACAGCTTTAGTACCAAAGGAAAAGAACCCTACTGTTTTGCGTCAACTTGGCGACCTTTATCGCTGGATTGAACTACCTCTAAAAGCCCAGAAGCAGTACCAAGAGGCAGTAACAACAGCAGAAGCAGTTCAGAATCAGTCAGAACTAGCAGCCGCACAGGAAGGATTAGGAAAAGTTAGCTTAACTCTGCACAAAAAGGAAGAAGCACAGCGTTGGCTAGAGGCAGCTAAAGCAACATATGCTGAATTGGGAAATACAGATAGAGTTAGTTACTTAAAGCAAAGACTAAATGAAGTAGCAGAATAG